Genomic window (Gadus chalcogrammus isolate NIFS_2021 chromosome 3, NIFS_Gcha_1.0, whole genome shotgun sequence):
TGGAGGAATTTACATATTTTGACAAAGAACTCTCCCCGCTATTGTCGTTTGCATCAAGTGATTCATACAACTCGGCATTGACACCATCATCCCCATCCAACACCTCGTAGTCATAACATCCGTGCCACTCCTCCGTGTCCACCGAGATATCCGTCTCCGTGCCGTCCTTTGTGTGTTCCAGCATCGCTGTCTGGGGTTCAAAGGTCGGACGGACCTGCGGCTGGTGTGATATGGATCCCACAGTGGTGGAGCAGAGAACAAGGCTGTTGCTATTGTCCCGGCGTGAAGGAGCATTTACCAGGACTGGAGAGAAAAGGTCCATGGTCGTCTTTTTACCCGCCACAGTGCCCTTCCCCAGCAGAGGTGTCGTTGTACCATTCAGCAGGGTCCTGGGAGAGACCAGGCTTTTATATTCTTGAAAAGGTTCCTGTATCGGATTTCCGTTTCTCTTTGTGTCCGAAAGTGGAACATTGGTCTTTGAACACGTTTTTATCTGAAGTGATCTCTTTGCCGGTGTTTCTTCGCTGGACAGCGTCTTTTCATCTGGAGCCATGTTTTCTTTACTTTCCTTGTTTTCTACGGGTGCATTTCCGAACAGGGGCTTGGGCTTCATTGGCGCCTAGTATGAGTGAGAGAGCCACAAACTCTGCAAGTCATTAAAAGACAACTTTTTTGGGTTATGTTGAAACAATTTAAATCAACACTCTCCCTTTCTTCCATTTAGCAAACCACCTCAAagaacaaagaaaataatttcCTAGAGGGGCctaaataagaaaaaaagatCTGACCAGAGCTGCAATTACAAATAAATGAGAAGACAAATGGAAAAGATAGAACCAGATAGAAAAAAAGGATAGGATATTAGGATGATTGTCACCTGGCATGATTCTTTGGGGAGACAAGCAGTGGAGCGGTTAGTAGCGGGGGGAAGAGCGGACGGGTTGTCAGGCAGCCACTCACCCTCTCCTGCGTTCTGGTGAGCTTCATCACACAGCCATCCCTCATCATCCTCAATGCCAGCTGAGCAGTATTACGGGAATCATCCAGACCTGTGGAAGAAAGAAACGGAATGAAAAGATCCATCAGGCAGATAAGGATGGTAAACCTAATAAAAAGGATTTTATATTGTCTCTCTACCAGAATGCTCTCGTCCGGAAAACTGGATCCCTAAATCTTGTAACGCCCCATTCAGCCCTTTGGGTTTTCTACTGTAAAAAAGCTTgaaaacacatacatatgctTGGTCAAAACACAAAGCACTAGGGGAAAAAACattgggagaaggagagagacagagactgagtaCATACTCTGTAGGTGGCTCGGAGGTCGATCCAGCTGTTAAGCACATCAGGTTTGTGGAGCTGCTTGCGCTTACACTCATACTGCAGGCACACGGCAAGGTCCCAgtctaatacacacacatcccaaaaAGATTTGACATTGATGTTTGTTTCAGTTCAACTTAGGTAGCTCCCATTGTGTGCACAAAACACACCAATAATTtgccttttttaaataaaccaaTTCAAGGCATAGGTAACCTACAACAAAAACCGGTGATACATACCCTGTGGGAAAACAATCAAAAACCAAGATTTTTTTTGAGTAAACAATGATAAGCTTTATCATGCATGTCAACAAGTGTATGAAAAAGGCTATTACCGGACCATGTGACAAAGGCACAAGGCTTTTGAAGGGCTGAAGAAGTGGATGATGATCGTTCCCCTGGTAAGGTCAACCCTTTCTGAAGCTGCAGGGCCTGTAACCAGCGACTGaaccgagagagacagatgtgGAGGGGAATCCCTGCTTCCACCTGCCTCTGGAAGATACATACATTAGAATATACACATTTAAGAACTGCTGCAAAATCTGAACGTTTATtgtgaagaaagaaagaaagaaatacctGTGTAATGCCAGTCAACTCAGTGCAGAATTCAGAGAGAACTGGATGCTCCTGTGGCTGGACGTAGGTATGGAACTCGGAGTCTATTTCCCCCGTGGACGTGTTGAGTAGAACAGCAGGAAACTCAACTGGAGAGCGGAGAGAAAAAGTTAGTTTCAAGGATAGGGGTAAACGGTTGGATATTTTGATGGAGGATCGAAATACTTAACGTGAGGCCTACTTATTTCTTGGCCAtaattgtttttctctctccagCATGTGGACTCAAAGTCAATCACAATCAAGTATGAGAATATTTGatctgaaaaaacaaaaacaaccaaatGAATAACCCCAAATTAAAATGTCTCGAATGTGTTATATTAGTACCACTAACGTACTTACTACAGACAATAAATGCCTTATTTTCGGTGGCCTGGCGGCGCTTCCTCAGTAATCCCAATTCTCTGTAGTGTAACATTAGATAGAACATTGATAAAAGCCGTAACGTTACTCATAAGAGTGATCTACaatgtaaacaaaacaaaagcccgTACTTAGCCAATTTCTTTGTCGACATGCTTAAAACCATGCGGCATGCACAATTTATATTTGAGATACCCTTCGTTCTATCGAAGTTGACACGATTGTAGAAACTGGTGTGAGGTAGTTCGCGGTACATACAATTTGAAACCCATTACGTTACACAATCGATTGGTAAGGCCGTTTGACTGCACAGGTCATCGACCAACCCCGAGCGCACATCACAACCCGGAACAGCGTTGTGTTTCCCATCAAAATAAAAGTGTAATTTTAAATATTCACTTTAGAACCTATGTTTAGAATATAGTTGTACAACACAATTGTCCACACTTAAAACATCATTATTTTATCTGCCCCTAGTTTTTTTTCCAAGTTAGGTAACAGTTAACAGTTACTGCATAAAAGCTGTAATTCAGAACATTAAAACACCACACATAGAGCCACGACCACTCAAAGGAACAGCTTGAACCCAGATCCCGGGTTCTGAGACTGCTGACCATTGCTCCATTAcaacaattatttagttatttgtGATACTGTTCTTTCAGAAATATCATACGTTGTAAAGTGTAattacagtgtgtgtttacatttgtaaagttttaatttgaaaataatCACCGGAAGTACATTGCATACAGTCTGGTTTGTTTACATCGCCGGCGTTCAAGGAAACCCGTGAAATTTTCGGGTGGTTTTAGTTTAGGTTATTCTAACTACTTTATGTTGGGCTAAATTGCATCATGTCTATATCATAGCCATAGCATCCGTTGTTAACACATAGCGAATTGTGGATACATTAATTTAGCCACGGCCCTTGGGTAAATCTTTACAAACTTATAAAGCTATTCACCTCTTCCCTTCAGCAATCTAGTTTGGAAGCATGTTGTCCACATGGCACTATACTTTCCTGGATGGTTGCTTTGTTGGGTGGTCCCAGTAATAAAGTGCTACACCTTGTTGTTACTATAAGAAGTAATCATTAAGTGCATTAGAAATAGTTAACATTCAACAATTTATTACGAAAGTAGTCTTGATGTAGCAACTACCTGAACCAGCAGTATTTAATCCATTGTTTGGTTTTTCCAACTGAGATTTCGTCTTTCTTCCAGTCAATGATTCATCCTGAAAATGATCCCGCCGACACTGTCCTGCTCGTccaggaaaagaaaagaaaacacatcaaCGAAACCAcaagaaagtaaaaaaatgaaaaggaagATGACAGACGCCGATCGTGTTGTTCATCACATCCCGAGGATCTCTGTGCCATTCGCTCACCTGCAGCAACAGGTGACATTGGATATGCTAACAGAACTGCTGCACTTCGCTGCTCTGGGGAAAATCAACGGTGCCAAACAACCTAGGTAAACAGCCGGAAGTCATTTCTACATAATCTTTTATCAGTTCAGGAATGAGGAAAAGAAGAACAGTTCCACAACATTTTGTTTGTCCAGATACCCATGTATTAAATGCACTTCTCTTGGTTATAATTCTCTTTTACAGTTGGTGCCATCTCCATCACCAGAAGAACATACAAGGGGTGAACATTGTTGTCCTCAATGGCCTTTCCCAGTGTCTTTTTTACCAACACTTCTTGACTCTGCAACATCTCAGAACCAACTACAACACAGTACGTATCACACATCCAAATATAATCTTGCGCTGTTACCTTTGTATCATTGTATGATTGGCCGTGTACAATGTGTTGGCattacacacaaacccatacaaTGCATAGAAAGGTGTTTGCATCGATTTGTCTTCTAGCAAGTTTCCACTCTTGGGTCTTATCGATGTCAAGCTTTTCTAGCAACACCAGATTAGATTTGGGGCCAATCCCACCTCCCCCAAAAACAAGTATTGATTTCTCTGAGTTTAATCTCTTGAACATCTATTACTTTTTTTAGAGGCTCACTTTCACTCCATCGGCTACTGATTTACCATCTGGAATCTTCAGCAGTAAAGTGCCTGAATCTGTGAGTTCATGCTTTGCTCAAAGGGACCAGGAAAGCAATCAGCTCAGAGATGGTAGGTTTTCCAATACATTTAGTACCTATTCATCGTAACTCCCAACTCGATGCTCTCTATGCAGTCATTTTTTTCTCAATATGTACGTGAATGATTTCCTTTCGACAGTGATGAGACTGCATCCGATAATCAGGACGTTTGGAACAGAGGTGAAGGGGCTCACAGCATACACTCTCCCACAGGAAGAGATGATCAAAAAACACTTCCCTGTGAAAGGTAGCTCTTAAATACTGCTTCCTTTTCACTCTGCTTTCGTTCTTTTGTACCGCCTCTGCTCAGTTCATGCATGTGTTGTATGTTTTTCACAGGCATGCCGGGCTTTGAGGACTTTGTGTCTACAGAGAGTGATGACTGTGTAACAGACAGAAGTCCTCTCTATGGAGTGGACTGTGAGATGGTAAGACTCACTTAAGGCCTCAAAACAAATGACTGATATAAATCCACAGTGCCCAAACAGATTGTAACTTCGATGGATTTCAGTGTTTAACTAAACAGGGGTACGAGTTGGCCCGCGTCTCTCTGGTGGATAGCAGTGGCAAATGTTTGCTGGACGACCTGGTGCGACCTCCAAACCGTATCCTCGACTATCTCACCAGGTTTAAATCAGCCCATCCACACCAAAGTTCTAAAACAGTGTTCTTTATTCTGCACTGGAGGCAATCTGATGGCTATGTTGACTGATAGGTTTTCCGGAATTACCGCGGCCATGTTGCGGCCAGTCACCACCGTCGTCAAGGATGTTCAAGTAAAGCTTCTGAGGCTGTTGCCCAGGGATGCAGTCCTGGTCGGACATTCACTGGAAAATGACCTCAGGGCTCTTAAAGTTAGTTACTGGTTTGAAAGTGAATCTAATGAatgtaattaattaaatattaatcgAATAAACTGACTTTGATCTTTAACAAACAAATAATGGGAACTCTGGGCCTATTCATGATCTGTGTGACGTTGTATAATGAGGTTCTTCTCTCACACAGTTGATTCATCCCCATGTGATCGACACCGCACTGCTTTACAAGAAAGAATTTGGACAGCGGTTTAAACTCAAGGTCCTAGCTGAGGCTGTTCTAGGGTAGGTGATTCttgctatgtttgtgtgtgcttgtggctatgtatgttTGGGTTGATGCATGTGTTGGTTCATCAGTGATGTGATTTGTTTAATGACTCATGGGCTTTAGGAAGCAAATCCAAACCGAAGAGCAGAATGGTCATGACCCTATGGAGGATGCTTCTGCTGCTCTGGAGTTGGCCCAGTATTTTATTAAGGCAGGACCTCGAAAGGTAATATCTCCCTGTCTTCActatatttattttaacccCCCCACTCAAACAACCCTTTATAATGCCTTTATGAAGCCAGACTGGTTGATATTTACCTGATGGTTCATGCTCAGGTTGTAGAGTGCCATATCGATGAGTTATGGGGAGAGAGTCTCACTGTATCTACGCCCACTGATGTTCAACCTGCCCCAAGTAGCAGGTAAAACCAATGCACCATCGCCACTTTCATCTACACAAAGATAAATATAAGAGGAATACCCTTTGATTTCTGAAAACAAAATCGTTTAACTttctgttttatatgctttCTCTTTTAAATTTCTGAAATTGTAATCAATAACGTGTGATCAAAAATGTCTTTAGGTTTGCTGATGTGCTCCAAAAGTCTGGACAGACGGTGACCTTCATTGGAAAACGCGCTGACATCACCATTAATCCATCCAATCAGCAGTGGCACAGCTCAGACAAGGAGGTGAAAATGAAGTTGTGTTTGGCTTTAGGAATAGTGCTGACGAACAACAGCGTGCTTTGACTTGTAGACACTGGAGCATGTTAATGCTTTAGACACCCCAAAGCTCATATACATTCACAACCTCACCACCTAACATTCACTATCACTAATAGCTGGTCTAATAAAACAGATTACCGTAAGATTATGATGAAAATCTGACATAATATATCCAACATCATAGATTAGTACTCATAACATCTCTACTCACAACATCCCTTACCCTCTGAACTCAGGTCCTGGCCTCCTTCAGAAGACAGACGGCATGGCTATCGTTCTCATTGGTGCAGTTCTCTTCAGTCTCAGAACACATGAAGAACTCCGGCCTACAACAggaacaccaccaccaaagaGTGAGCCACTCGTGCATCATTGTGTACATAAAgtattatttttctctctttcgctGCTGTGTTAATTAACGTATATAttgatgtgtgtggttgtgtgtacattGCAGTTACGTGCACATCTGAGGCaaatgtgtgtggtgtttgtggggCCGTTCCCATCTGGGTTCGGGGAGAGGGAAGTGAAGAGGCTGTTTCGCTGCTGTGGAGCTGTGAAGCGCATCAGAATGCTACCTACCTCGCACAGGGTAAACCACCGCTGGTCCCAGGGACCCCCCATCTCAGTGACGGGTCGTAGTGACACAGACTGTTAGGAAGCCCTCGACAGAATCTTggcaaatgttgttttttaattcctAATCATCGTTAAAataaattatcaaatataatatgTGATAATTAGTAAGGAAGTTATCTCCATGCCCCACTTGATGGTCTTGTCATTTCTATTAACTATGGTGTTGGCCCCTACCTGTTCTTTAATGAGCTGTATCTGCATTTGCAGGTCCCAATTAAATCGTCTGCTAAATGGCTAAATACTAGGCATAGAATATTGATGTGGTCATGGACCGAACTAGTTGAGGTACTTTCTGGACTCTAATGAGCTAAGCTGTCACTCATCACCGGCTCCTCCCCAGATGCATGCAGAGATTGAGTTTAGGCTTCTGGAGGGGGCTGTGCTGGCAGTCCAAACACTAAGTGGACACATTGTGCATGGACAGCACATTCGGGTAGGCAGCACCCTCTGATTACTCTGCTCACTATAAATCTGTTATTTATAAGACGCatactaatgtgtgtgtgtgtgtgtgtaatcgcCTACATCTAGGTCCAGAGGCCGGTCAATGAGTCCACATTGGACCTTGATTTAACCCTTGATGCCCTGAAGGAGGACCCCCTCAACGTGAACCATGTCCACGTTATGAGGCTCAAACCTATCGTGAACCCCTCCCACATACTGCCTCACACGAATGGACCCATGCCAGTACCAAATGCTCCAGGTTCAAATCCGACGGATAATGACACGAAACCAGGCGAAAATTGGACCACGACGATAGATGCTTACAATTCAAAGGTGGCTGCTTCCATCAATGAGACTCTAATGAACGGTTACAATCAGCTTCCTCAAGGTCCTCCTGCCTGTGCACTGTCTGAGAATGAGCTCAACGAGGTATTTGGCCACTTCGGTGTGGTCGAGAACATCCTGCGGCCCAGCAAACCCAATGGAAGACGAGCAAGACATGCAAGTATAAGTAAGCAAACACGTTTCACTGTCCCCCCACTTTTTTGCATCATCTGTCGAGATAaatctgtgtttctgtttcttaCTAGTTAGTTTGGGTATGTGACAGAGTTTCAGAGTCCAGAgtgtgcagcagcagccctgggTTCTTCTGAGGAGCTCAGGGACCAGAGGTACCTCGTCTGTCCCTCTCTTACCCCGGGTCACCTGCGGTCATGGGCCCAAGAGACCACAACAGACCACAACAGCTTTAGCAACAACACCATTACGGAGAACAACCCATTGGTGAGTCGATTAGTTGAGATGAATTACGTTGGGGCCAAGCCATTCAAGGTCAAAGTTAACTTGCATGTTGGGTGAAATTTCCAAATGTTAGTTAATATGCATTTCCACTACCTGCTTATTGATTAGTGGTGGTTGCAGTTGCTGAATCGTTGGATGGTATtgcagtgtttgtgtttacctgtTGGATTGGGCATAACAAAATGACGAAATACAACAGGTTTGAGTTAACTGGGAGACAATAGACCTGTCAACTCAAATCGACAATGTGATGACTACAGttgaacttttttattttaggaTGGAAAAATGGAGGGCGTGATGAAGAAGTTGGATGATCGCCTGAGAAAACTTTTTAAATCCCTCCCAGACCGCACCTTGTCTGTTGTAGTTCTTCCTGGACAATCTAGGTGAATACCATGTAGATTATGAACAACAGACTGCATTTTATGTTATTTGTAGACAAAAGTTCTAAAATAACACCATCCATTTGAAATTCCTCATACTgccttctgtgtgtatgtacctaTGGTTAAAAGCAAAATTTCAGGATTTGTTTAACCTACACCCTAGTTTTTGATCATTTTGGGTCCAAGGGACTAATGCGGACAACAATTTGAGATTGGTCCAGGATTGACCGTGAACACTGCAGCTGACTCATGAAAACGGCTGCAATGTAATCCTTTAGGGGATATTACACATTGTATGTCCTCAAAGTGATTGGGACAGGATAGGCACTAAGACCCAAAATGATCATAAATATGGTCCAGGTTGAACATTTAAGCTACACAACTTGAAAAGTATTCCTTAAAGTATGATCTGAATATTAACCATCTCTCCATCTGATGTCTAGCCTCAATGGCCATTATCCTGGTCTGTGCTTCCTGGAGGTCAAGAATGTCTCCTTGTGAGTGGGCTAGGACAGCCATCTGCACCACCTTCCTGACAAGAATCTAGTCAACGAGTGGCCTGAATAACTGCAATACAAAATGTACACTGTGTGATGGTTTCCTTTAAATTatgcaaataaacattttaaaaaggctAGTCTTGGTTCTTCCCCAAGTTAGCCATACGGACAAAAATAAGGATGTCCTTCATTGTTCGTGTCAATGGGTATTTTGTACTGCCTCCTGTGGGGAAAGATCTTCCTCCATGAGTTTTAGTACAAAGACATGAACCTTGCAAGATGGTGTAGAATATTATGCAATTATATTTCCAAGTCAACTTAGTTATCCTCATCTTTGACTAAAGTGATCAATTTAAATATGACAACCCAAGGTTGTTTACTTAACTTTTCATCTCAATGCATTTCTTGTATGTGACCAATAAAGCTCTTGAAGTGAAGATGTTACTGACGGGATAAAGCAACATGATGCATGTATTGCTGTATATCAAATTAGAAATGGTCAAGAAAACACCGATACTAGATCTAAGTTAGATTTTGATACCTAAGAAATAAAGTTTTGACTTTGAGTTGGATACCTGCGTGCTTTGACAATagtttttcacaaataaaaaatatcatTTTTTGCAAATAATAGAATGAACATCTGTACTAAGAAACATTCTTTAATTTTTCCTTtaaggaaatatttttttaaatttcctTATACAAAATGTACACGTATTCTTAACGTTTACACATTGCGCAGTAGAACAAACAGGGAGTTtacaaaaagacaaaacaaataaattcaTAGTAACACATTTCCATACAAGGCTCCTCCTTCAAAGGGTCAAATTATATACCACCAATATAAATACAGGATCATGGAGAAGCTTATAGATTCAATAAAACTGGAAAAGTCGACAGTAACTATCCAAtctttaaaattaaaaaaaaaggacttgattgttgtttttttaaaacactAAACTATAGGGTCAAGTCAAGTGATGCTTCCAGCACAATTCTTTCTAGATGCACAGGTagccacacacaaaacacaagacTAAAGGAGCGGACCAGCTGGTTAAAATTGGCGAATAGTGAATAGTGCCGCAGTGTCGACATCGTCCTGCATGTACGTGCCCGTAAAACTTTTACAGAACAGTAAAGAATTGAAGATTTGCCCAGTCTTACATTACAAGATGCCTGCTGCGATTATGGCTTTTGCATTACCTTCAGTAATACAGTCAAACGTGTTGGCCGGTACCAATGGTAACTGTTGAGGAAATGATCACAGTCAGAGGAGGAGTTGACCGAATGCTAGTCATGATCCGCATCATTAAGTGCCATGAGATCCAGTAAGCAAAGGTTTGAAGCGAAACAGATTcttcctgaggggggggggcctcccACCCCTGACCACTTACTACCAGACCGCGGGGACATCAAACAGGGATGCAGTTGATTCAGAACCTACATGAGAAAGATCTATTCAATATAAAAGGGGTGGTGATCAAAATTATTTGCATTTCTGTCACTTTACAAGATGGGCGTACAAACCTTCATTCTTCCTCTTCTTATTGTTCTTACGAGCCTTCTTGCCTTGATTGGTCACAGGGTTTTGCCAGGTGTTTTCAGCCTCATTAGCTGGAACTGGGCCTTCGGCACTTTGCTCTTCATGGATCGGACTCAAATCTGAAGACTCTGAAGTACACCTGCACGAACACCAGAGGACGGACAGTTAAGGAAAAACAAGCCCACAGCAGAAAATGGTTATGGTAATGTGAAGCTAAACCGCTAAACACGGGATAGGATATACATGTGCAGCTTCATCAGCAATAGACTTACGGAGTCTTAAGCCAGCCTTCGGACGTCCTGCTGTCGACCACTCCTGCGTACGATTGAGAGTATAGCTCTATAAGGACAGCGTTGACAATGTTACAACCGACCCCCACCCGTCATTCAAGAGCTTACAGACAATTCATCTATGGATCAAGCAGTCCTGTTACAGCAAAACTTCTGGGGCAGATGGCACATATTCGGGCTGGAAACCAGAAACTAAGGGGTGGCATTACCGTTCGTTTACACCCCCCAATCAGGAAAGTAAGTGTATTACTACAGTGGCTGCCTGgtctacacagtgttgattcaaaccatttaaaataaatgactACCAAGTCGTTTATTACtacaagatggcgtcgacgggtgaactactgatggtatggtgtgtataaaatgtaatttttaataaacaatctgtacacttacagttatcaatgcctcgttttatattttaagacccttattctaccaaagaagtg
Coding sequences:
- the eri2 gene encoding ERI1 exoribonuclease 2 isoform X1, whose product is MYRELPHTSFYNRVNFDRTKGISNINCACRMVLSMSTKKLAKELGLLRKRRQATENKAFIVCNQIFSYLIVIDFESTCWREKNNYGQEIIEFPAVLLNTSTGEIDSEFHTYVQPQEHPVLSEFCTELTGITQRQVEAGIPLHICLSRFSRWLQALQLQKGLTLPGERSSSTSSALQKPCAFVTWSDWDLAVCLQYECKRKQLHKPDVLNSWIDLRATYRLFYSRKPKGLNGALQDLGIQFSGREHSGLDDSRNTAQLALRMMRDGCVMKLTRTQERAPMKPKPLFGNAPVENKESKENMAPDEKTLSSEETPAKRSLQIKTCSKTNVPLSDTKRNGNPIQEPFQEYKSLVSPRTLLNGTTTPLLGKGTVAGKKTTMDLFSPVLVNAPSRRDNSNSLVLCSTTVGSISHQPQVRPTFEPQTAMLEHTKDGTETDISVDTEEWHGCYDYEVLDGDDGVNAELYESLDANDNSGESSLSKYVNSSIRIPHQINVIAKNKTVFVNRNGNGPKLEASSLSNNTKPSSLVCVNEIRQLPHASLANRSALRSNSITSNQPKVVSSNIRLHVQDNSKASQNKSRTGNSSSLITHKANVQERTLESYLLTKPTPVIIQHHATRPCSKKPNGKEAGSFIYSDPAENPRPTSAHSPHPTECHPLYLKQPHVQSILPVDNHTFIPPTSIQTMAAQDHCSAVRMWTPGETADRVQWRSQSRTWILLLSSAPVGLREYDSERLQVL
- the eri2 gene encoding ERI1 exoribonuclease 2 isoform X2, with the protein product MYRELPHTSFYNRVNFDRTKGISNINCACRMVLSMSTKKLAKELGLLRKRRQATENKAFIVCNQIFSYLIVIDFESTCWREKNNYGQEIIEFPAVLLNTSTGEIDSEFHTYVQPQEHPVLSEFCTELTGITQRQVEAGIPLHICLSRFSRWLQALQLQKGLTLPGERSSSTSSALQKPCAFVTWSDWDLAVCLQYECKRKQLHKPDVLNSWIDLRATYRLFYSRKPKGLNGALQDLGIQFSGREHSGLDDSRNTAQLALRMMRDGCVMKLTRTQERVSGCLTTRPLFPPLLTAPLLVSPKNHARRQ
- the LOC130379548 gene encoding RNA exonuclease 5-like, yielding MIPPTLSCSSRKRKENTSTKPQESKKMKRKMTDADRVVHHIPRISVPFAHLQQQVTLDMLTELLHFAALGKINGAKQPSWCHLHHQKNIQGVNIVVLNGLSQCLFYQHFLTLQHLRTNYNTRLTFTPSATDLPSGIFSSKVPESVSSCFAQRDQESNQLRDVMRLHPIIRTFGTEVKGLTAYTLPQEEMIKKHFPVKGMPGFEDFVSTESDDCVTDRSPLYGVDCEMCLTKQGYELARVSLVDSSGKCLLDDLVRPPNRILDYLTRFSGITAAMLRPVTTVVKDVQVKLLRLLPRDAVLVGHSLENDLRALKLIHPHVIDTALLYKKEFGQRFKLKVLAEAVLGKQIQTEEQNGHDPMEDASAALELAQYFIKAGPRKVVECHIDELWGESLTVSTPTDVQPAPSSRFADVLQKSGQTVTFIGKRADITINPSNQQWHSSDKEVLASFRRQTAWLSFSLVQFSSVSEHMKNSGLQQEHHHQRLRAHLRQMCVVFVGPFPSGFGEREVKRLFRCCGAVKRIRMLPTSHRMHAEIEFRLLEGAVLAVQTLSGHIVHGQHIRVQRPVNESTLDLDLTLDALKEDPLNVNHVHVMRLKPIVNPSHILPHTNGPMPVPNAPGSNPTDNDTKPGENWTTTIDAYNSKVAASINETLMNGYNQLPQGPPACALSENELNEVFGHFGVVENILRPSKPNGRRARHASIKFQSPECAAAALGSSEELRDQRYLVCPSLTPGHLRSWAQETTTDHNSFSNNTITENNPLDGKMEGVMKKLDDRLRKLFKSLPDRTLSVVVLPGQSSLNGHYPGLCFLEVKNVSL